Part of the Streptomyces virginiae genome is shown below.
TATCGCCCGACAGAGGAGCGTGCTCAACCACCCTGCCGAGGAAGCGCTCACCATGGTTGCCGAACTCCTCGACGACGTCGCGCTGGCCTTCGAGACCGACCTCCCTCCGGTCCTGGACGGTGTCGTCATCACCAACACGATCCCCTTCGACGCCTCCCTGCTCCTGTCCATCGCCGAAGACGTCGTCGCGCAGAACACGGCGACCGGGCTCCCCGCATGCCTCGGCCAGTACGTCACCAGCGCCGTGTTCGGCACCCTCGAACTGCCCCGGCCCCTGCACCCCGTCAGCATCCAGCTCGCCTCCCAGGAGACCAGCCTGCGCGGCGCCCTCCAGCTTTTCCACGAGCGCCACCTGACGGGAGCCGGTGAGCGGCCGGAGGCGGCGGCGCTCTACCTGGAAGCCGCATTCAAGCTCCACCTGAAGTGGGGGCGCCTCGCCGCCGCCGTCGCCGTGGACAACGCCCGCCCCTACAACCGGCCGACCGTCGCTCAGTAGGACCTCGCGGGGCGTACAGCGCCCCGCACCCCGGCGTCCGGCTCACCCGAGGCCGGACGCCGGGGTCCGGCCTCAGGCGCACGACACCGGCCCGCACGGCGAGACGTCCCCGCCTGCTCGATACGAAGGAATGAGATGACCAACCAGATGGAACCCACCGAAGGCGACCTGCTGCGCGCCGAACTGGCCGCCCTGGGCCGCCACGCCTTCCCCGGAGAGGAGGTCGGCATGACCTTCCTGATCATGGCCGCCGACCCGGGTGCCCCGGACGACGAGGACGCCGCCTACGGCGTCTTGCACATCCTGATGTACGCCGGCGAGCGCGCCGACCGGCCCGCGGCCGACCACCGTGAACCCTGGTCCGCGCACCTGCACGCCGCCGACGGCACTTACCTCACCACCCTCGTCGATGGTTCCCCTACGCCGCTCGACGCGGCCGCCGACGCGGCCCGGTGCGCCCGTGAGGTGACCGAGCGGCTCAGCCGGCGCCGCCGCGGGAACTTCCTGCCGGTCGCACGCAGGTTCTGCACCTTCTGATCCACCCCCTGGCCGGGCGGCAGTGGCAGCCGCCCGGCGCCGAACTCACCACCCCGCACCCAGAGGAGTCCCATGGACATGCCCACCCGCCGCCAGCTGCTGGAGGGGATCCGGCGCGCCCACCAGGCCGACGCCGCGTACACCGCCGCCGGCCGGGCCCGCGCCCGGGCCGCCAAGGCCACCGCCGCCGACCGCGCCCGTATCGCCCACGATCAGCAACTGCAGGCCGACGCTGACGAGCTGGCGGCCGCCCAGGCCGCTCACGCCGGCCTCGTACGCCGCGAGCGGGAGGCCCGGGCCAAGGTTCGCCGGACCTTCACCGCGGCCCGTGCGGCCAACCGCGCCCTCGCGGCGCTCTACACCCCGCACGCGCCGGGCCGCGGAACGGGCGGCGGGCGCCGGTCCGACGTCGCGGCCGCCCTCCTCGGCGAGCTGGCCCAGACACCCCGCGAGCTCATCCTGGCCGCGGACAAAATCCTCATCTCGACCAGTGCTGGCAAGGACTCGCTCGTCTGCGCGTACCGCGTGGTCACCCTGGCCGCCGAGGCCGGCTGCCTGGACAAGGTGGTCATGGTCCACGCGGACCTGGGGGAGGAGTCCGAATGGCCGGGTGTGCGCGAGCTCGCGCAGCGCCAGGCCGAACGCTGGGGCGTCGAGTTCATCGTGGTCCAGGCCGACCGAGGCCTGCTCGGCCTCGTCGAGAAGCGCGGCATGTGGCCCGACGCGGCCCGCCGGCTGTGCACTGCGACCCTGAAGCGGGACAAGATCGCCCCGCTCTTCAAGCAGATCACCGACGCTCTCGGCCTGGACGAGCAGGCCCTGATCCTCTCGGCCCTCGGGATCCGGGCTGCCGAATCCCCCGCCCGGGCCCGGAAGCTGCCGCTCTCCATCGACATGCGTGCGAGCACCGGGCAGCGCATGGTCCTGACCTGGCATCCGATCCTGGAGCTCTCCGAGGCCGACGTCTGGCAGCAGATCGCCGACGCCGCCCTGGAGTACCACCCCGTCTACGACGCCGTCATCCCCCGCCTGTCCTGCGTCTTCTGCGTGCTCGCCGGCCGGGACGTCCTGGTGCGCGCCGTACGACTGTGCTGGGCCTTGGGCCTGGACCTGCCCGCTCGGTACGTCGCGCTGGAAGAGCAGATCGGTCACCGCTTCAGGGAGAAGCTCAGCGTCGCCGAGATCGTCGCCGAGGCGGCACGCGTCGAGGCGGAGGAAGGTCCGCTGGTCTGGGCGCGCGGAGACGCGCTGCGGCGCCACGTCGGCGAGGAGGCCGCGGCCGACTACCTCCGCCGGCTGGCCCTCGTCCTGGCCGCCTGACCGTCGAGACGACACGCGAAAGGGGAGAGGAGCGCCCCCACTACCGAAAGTGATGTGTTGCGGTTATAGGTATCTCGCCGGTCGGGAGTGGCACCCGACCGGCGACCGAAGGCACAGCACGCGGCCGCCGCACCGGCCGATACGAGGGGAGCAGCTCATGACGGACGCTCAGACCGCCGAACGCAGCGCCGAACCCATCCGAGTCACCGGCTTCGGCACCGACGCCGAGGGCCTGGTGCACCTCCTGCCCGACCACGGCGACACCACCGCTCGCTGCGGCTTCACGGACTGGCACAGCTACGTCACCTGCGTCGACTGGTTCGAGGAGCGCACCTGCCCGGTGTGCCTGGCCGAGCTCGCGCTCGACCTCGGCGCCGAAATCCCCGCGGACGTCCTCGCCGAACTGGACGAGATGGCCGCGCCCTGGCCCGGCCGCTGGCTCCGGCGCCCCCGCGAGGGCGACCGCGAGCGCGTCGTCGGCGTCTTCGCCGGCCCTTCTGTCAGATGAGTGGTCATGTCTCATCCCGGGATCCGCCACCTCTGACCTGTGAGTTTGCGTGTTGCGACGGCCCGAGTCGCATACGTACGGTCTCGCAGATGTTCACGACCTACTTCTCACCGACCGACTGGGAGTCCTGGGGGCTCTCGAGCCGGCCGACCATCCCGGATCGCATGCCGGTTCTGATCGACGAGGATCTCCGCTTCGATGACGCGGCTGGTCCTCGCACCACAACAGTGCTCAACCGGTGGCTCCAGGAGCTCCCGGCACTCGGCTGTCCGGCGCCGGGTTCGTGGGAGACCTATGCGCGGGTCGCGCGGGACTGGACGGTCTTCCTGGCCGAGCGGGGCATCCGCCTCTTCGACACCCGGGCGGAGTTGAAGCGCGGCCTGAGTGCATACGCCGTACACCGCGCGATCGGCCCGGTGGAGGCGCGGTTCGCGGCCTCCACCTGGAAGGCCCCGGGGGTCACGACGTCCTGGGGCCTCCACTTCGCTGACCTCCCCGCTCAACGACGAGCCGGGCAGCCTGTCACGCCCAGTCGATGCCGAGCTTCGCGAGCGAGTCGAGCTGGTCGGTGGTGAGCTTGTCGCGTCGGCTCTTGGTGTTGGAGACCCATACGCCGAGCTTCACGATCACCGGCTCCGCCTCGCCTTCGACCGCGATCTCCTCGCCGTGGGCCCTGGGGACCGGCCGGTCCGTGCCTTCCCGCTCCACCCACTGCGCGAGCGCCGCCAGGCCCCGCTGGAACGCCTGCTGCGCCCTGCTCGGCCCCTTCGCCCCACGACTGGCCGCAGGGGCGGGAGAGGGCGCCTGGTCGGTCCGCACGCCCAGCGCGGTCAGCCGCTCCTGCTGCTCGGGCAGCAGCCGCGCCCAGATGGCCGGCTCCTTCTGCTGCTGGAGCCGGTCCGCCAGGAGGCGGTAGTGCCGCTGCCAGTCCAGCGGCCACGGGCAGTCCCAGTCCTCGTCGATCGCGGTCAGCTGCGCCGCGCGTTCCGCGGCGCGGTCCGGGTCTTTGCCCAGGCCGTTCTTGGCGCCCTTGCGCCGGAGGTTGGCCATGTGCTGTCTGACGGGCACCATCTCGTCGCGGCCCTTCGTCATACGCCGGAGTCCCGTTCCGGGGCCGCAGGCGGTTGCATGCCGACGCCGTGCCCGTTCAGAAGTCGGCCTGTCGTGCCATGACTCGATGCTTTCATGAAATCGAGTCTCCATTCGACGCGGGGCGGTTCACGACACCTGCTTGGGTGTGTCTAGAACGGGGATGGGCGCGGAAATGAAAGGCCCCATGCGTCGATCGTGCCGGTGTTCCCGGTCGTGATGTCGGTGACGCTGAGTCTCCACAGGCCGCTGCCGGTCTCGGAGGAGGCGTCGACGGTGTAGTTCTTGTACACGTTGGCGGTCGTGTCGCTGTCGGCGAAGTCCTCAAGGGTGTAGGAGCGCCCGCTGGGTCCGTAGAGCTTGATGACGAGGTCACCGCGTCGTGGGTGCGTGAGGTAGACGTTCACTCCGAGGTTGGTCGGTGCGGAGCCGCTGTTGCTGCTTGTGAGGGCGTGGCTGAAGTTCTCGTGGTGGTCGAGGATGGGCGGGGTGGTTGATGTGTTGGCGGTGCCGTTCGGGAAGGTGAGGTTCCAGGCGTTGATGGTGCCGACGTTGCCGGAAGCGATGTCTTGCACCCGCAGTTTCCATGTGCCGTTTGCGATGTGGGTTGAAGCATTCACGGTGTATGTCTTGAAGACGTGGTCGTTGCTGTCGCTGTCCGCGATGTTTTCAAGCGGGTAGACCGAATTGTTCGGGGTGACAAGGCTCAGTACGAGGTTGCCCCGATGCGTGTGTTGGACGTCGACGCCGACTGCGAGGTTCGTTGGCGCGTAGCCGCTTTGGCCGTGGACCTGGAGGGGACTTTCGGCCGTGGTCTGGTCGAGGACGGGGACGTCGGCGATGCTCCGCTTGGAGATGTGCTGACACGGGTCAAGCTGGGGATTCGCCGGCATGGGGCAGAAGCCTGAGGGAGGCGGGGTGGAACCTCCGCCCGTTAGGTTGTTTTCTGTGCCGGGGGAGGGGTCGATACGCGGCACGGAACCCCAGAAATACGGCGCCGTCGAGGTGGTTACCCATCCCTCGCTGGGGATGTCCTCACAAAGTGTGGCAACAAGTCTACTTTGCCATTCGCGGAGGCAGCGAGCCAAATTGTAGCTACTGTGCAATTGCATTGGGAAGCCGTGGTAGTCCCAGATCTGTTTAGGGTCGCCGGCTGAGCAGAAGTCCCACCTGGCTACCTCGAAAAAATCGTCAGGGTGTCGAACGCACCAGTCTTCGACGGTTTTTGTCTTAAGATGGAGATCTGTGTACTGGATGTTCTGTGCGAAGGAGCCATTACATGGGACGACATAGGAAACGTAACCGCTAAGATCGGCATCAATACATTTGCCGGTTTCCTCGTTGATTACTTGATTCTCTGCGTTGGCGCGGAGGCCGAATTCGATGACGTAGTGGTCGGATCCGGCGCCGGCGAGGCGGCGCCCGGTCCATCCAGTCATGGTCTGTCTGTCGTTGGAGACCATGTAGTCGAGCTCGCCGCCGCCTTGCTGGGTGCCCTGGCCGCTGGTGTAGGCCTGTGTGCCGGCTGGGAGAACCAGGTTTTCGGGTCGGCGGTTGAAGTCACCGAGAACGGCCCATGATCCGCCGTAGGAGTTGAGTTCGACCATCATGTTTTGGGCGTCGTTGCTGTTGTTGTCGCCGTTTGAGCTGGCGTGGAAGCTGTAGAACCAGCTGCCGTCGGGTAGCTGGACGCCGAGGGCGGGCCGCATGCCCCAATGGGTGCCGTTGGCTTGACGTGCCGCTACTGCTCTGAAGTTGGTCGGCCGTTCATGGGTGACGAAGGCGACGTTGTTGCGGTTGCCGGTGGGATCAGTGGTCATGTGGGTGACATAGACGGTTTGGCCGCGGCGTGCGCTGCCGATGCGCCACTCGCGTACTTCGTAGCTGTATGTCGCCTGTCGTCCGTTGACCGTGATCGTGCCCCCGTCAACGCGTGTTCCGGGGACGCTGTTGAGGGGACCGGCTTCCTGGAGGGCGAGGACGGGGTGCGGTAGGTAGTTCTCCCCGCCTACGGATAGGCGCTGGACGGTGTTGGTCCACTTGCTGTCGCTTGAGGACGAGGAGCCCTGCATGTTCCACGTCGCCGGCCGGTGGTTTCC
Proteins encoded:
- a CDS encoding phosphoadenosine phosphosulfate reductase family protein — translated: MDMPTRRQLLEGIRRAHQADAAYTAAGRARARAAKATAADRARIAHDQQLQADADELAAAQAAHAGLVRREREARAKVRRTFTAARAANRALAALYTPHAPGRGTGGGRRSDVAAALLGELAQTPRELILAADKILISTSAGKDSLVCAYRVVTLAAEAGCLDKVVMVHADLGEESEWPGVRELAQRQAERWGVEFIVVQADRGLLGLVEKRGMWPDAARRLCTATLKRDKIAPLFKQITDALGLDEQALILSALGIRAAESPARARKLPLSIDMRASTGQRMVLTWHPILELSEADVWQQIADAALEYHPVYDAVIPRLSCVFCVLAGRDVLVRAVRLCWALGLDLPARYVALEEQIGHRFREKLSVAEIVAEAARVEAEEGPLVWARGDALRRHVGEEAAADYLRRLALVLAA
- a CDS encoding proprotein convertase P-domain-containing protein codes for the protein MTTDPTGNRNNVAFVTHERPTNFRAVAARQANGTHWGMRPALGVQLPDGSWFYSFHASSNGDNNSNDAQNMMVELNSYGGSWAVLGDFNRRPENLVLPAGTQAYTSGQGTQQGGGELDYMVSNDRQTMTGWTGRRLAGAGSDHYVIEFGLRANAENQVINEETGKCIDADLSGYVSYVVPCNGSFAQNIQYTDLHLKTKTVEDWCVRHPDDFFEVARWDFCSAGDPKQIWDYHGFPMQLHSSYNLARCLREWQSRLVATLCEDIPSEGWVTTSTAPYFWGSVPRIDPSPGTENNLTGGGSTPPPSGFCPMPANPQLDPCQHISKRSIADVPVLDQTTAESPLQVHGQSGYAPTNLAVGVDVQHTHRGNLVLSLVTPNNSVYPLENIADSDSNDHVFKTYTVNASTHIANGTWKLRVQDIASGNVGTINAWNLTFPNGTANTSTTPPILDHHENFSHALTSSNSGSAPTNLGVNVYLTHPRRGDLVIKLYGPSGRSYTLEDFADSDTTANVYKNYTVDASSETGSGLWRLSVTDITTGNTGTIDAWGLSFPRPSPF